A genomic region of Solanum dulcamara chromosome 2, daSolDulc1.2, whole genome shotgun sequence contains the following coding sequences:
- the LOC129876315 gene encoding probable glycosyltransferase At5g03795 → MWYLKKLHLPSFLSSNLALLVFIPLVLLSVIACTLIGPQSSSSFVSFSSSWKWKSVGIVNSYSLRSLSSYEEKHDQHLQIVGLEDDDSSFASPFNNSFHQKLVVEEDSIPHQPPQKEGGEEIERDESNEGEKEIDKDISDEGEEYGNATKGVLKMYSRLERLEAILAKSRSSIREAARNGSMISNHHDPDYVPQGPMYHNANSFHRSYLEMEKNFKVYVYEEGEPPIFHNGPCRSIYSTEGRFIHEMEKGRLYRTKNPDDALVYFLPFSVVVMVQYLFVPGAHDMHAIGRTVADYVKVISERHSFWNRSLGADHFMLSCHDWGPHLTSYVPHLFNSSIRVLCNANTSEGFNPLKDVSLPEINLKTGDIKGLIGGPSPSRRSILAFFAGGLHGNIRHHLLEQWKGKDEDVLVYDKLPRDKSYESMLKNSRFCLCPSGYEVASPRVVEAIYAECVPVLISDSYVPPFSDVLNWNAFSVTIAVKDVPNIKKILMSISQTQYLRMHRRMKQVQRHFVINGSPKRFDLFHMIVHSIWLRRLNIRVQE, encoded by the exons ATGTGGTATCTCAAGAAGTTGCACTTGCCTTCATTTTTGTCTTCTAATTTGGCTCTCTTGGTTTTTATCCCTTTGGTTCTTCTTTCAGTTATCGCTTGTACATTGATAGGTCCACAAAGTAGTTCATCTTTTGTGTCATTTTCCTCCTCTTGGAAATGGAAGTCTGTTGGAATCGTTAACTCTTATTCTTTGAGGTCTTTAAGTAGTTATGAAGAGAAACATGATCAGCATTTACAAATTGTTGGTCTAGAAGATGATGATTCATCTTTTGCTTCTCCTTTTAACAATTCATTTCATCAGAAATTGGTAGTTGAAGAAGACTCGATTCCTCATCAACCTCCCCAA AAGGAAGGAGGAGAAGAGATTGAGAGGGATGAATCAAATGAAGGAGAAAAAGAGATTGATAAGGATATATCTGATGAAGGAGAAGAATATGGTAATGCAACTAAAGGGGTACTTAAAATGTATAGCAGGTTAGAAAGGCTTGAAGCAATTTTGGCAAAATCCAGATCATCAATAAGAGAAGCTGCTAGAAATGGGAGTATGATATCAAACCATCATGATCCTGATTATGTTCCTCAAGGCCCCATGTACCATAATGCAAATTCCTTCCACAG GAGCTATCTTGAAATGGAGAAGAACTTCAAGGTATACGTGTATGAGGAAGGAGAACCTCCAATATTCCATAATGGTCCATGTAGGAGTATATATTCAACAGAGGGAAGGTTTATACATGAAATGGAAAAGGGAAGACTTTATAGAACAAAAAATCCTGATGATGCCTTGGTGTATTTTCTTCCATTCAGTGTAGTTGTGATGGTTCAATACCTTTTTGTCCCTGGTGCCCATGATATGCATGCCATTGGTAGAACTGTTGCTGATTATGTCAAAGTCATTTCTGAAAGACATTCTTTTTGGAACAGAAGTCTTGGTGCTGATCACTTCATGCTTTCTTGCCATGACTGG GGGCCGCATTTGACTTCATATGTTCCTCATCTCTTCAACAGCTCCATAAGAGTTCTTTGCAATGCCAATACATCAGAAGGTTTTAATCCCCTAAAAGATGTATCCTTACCGGAAATTAATCTCAAGACGGGCGATATCAAAGGACTCATTGGAGGTCCCTCACCATCAAGAAGATCAATCCTAGCATTTTTTGCTGGTGGTTTACATGGTAACATAAGGCACCATCTACTAGAACAGTGGAAAGGGAAAGATGAAGATGTGTTGGTTTATGACAAACTTCCAAGAGACAAATCTTATGAATCCATGTTGAAGAACAGCAGGTTCTGTTTGTGTCCAAGTGGATATGAAGTTGCAAGTCCAAGAGTTGTCGAAGCGATATATGCAGAATGTGTACCTGTCTTGATTTCAGATAGCTATGTGCCACCATTTAGTGATGTCCTGAATTGGAATGCATTCTCTGTCACTATTGCTGTGAAGGACGTACCAAATATCAAGAAGATACTGATGAGCATTTCTCAGACTCAGTATTTGAGAATGCATAGGAGAATGAAGCAAGTGCAGAGGCATTTTGTGATCAATGGATCTCCTAAAAGATTTGATCTTTTCCATATGATTGTTCACTCAATCTGGCTAAGAAGATTGAATATAAGAGTTCAAGAATAG